A genome region from Mugil cephalus isolate CIBA_MC_2020 chromosome 13, CIBA_Mcephalus_1.1, whole genome shotgun sequence includes the following:
- the lhcgr gene encoding LOW QUALITY PROTEIN: lutropin-choriogonadotropic hormone receptor (The sequence of the model RefSeq protein was modified relative to this genomic sequence to represent the inferred CDS: inserted 5 bases in 4 codons; deleted 1 base in 1 codon; substituted 4 bases at 4 genomic stop codons) translates to MSLSTHSCSCQVYQKCCIPGVCTCFVRPRICRCFPTAIRFLYPLSLQTISSHSFEDLKFLLLTXHEISQSVTLKTIETLTFNNLPNLSEISIENTRNLMHINRGTFNNLPKLRYLSISNTGITVFPDITLINLLESEFILHICDNIYFLEVPPNSFSGMTKEYITMNLFNNGIRXNGFSRMEIDKLVLKNNRNLRVIHRDAFKGATGLGVLDVSATALTELPSQGLQSLLVLFAQSAYALKSLPLPXGLRSLQEAHLTYNSHCCALLSRNAHRXLILTHLRVWEXMSCDESDPSARIQPVIGGSAATTLPVDWPFLSEVDLSVDDDGFSDVNFHYPELDFCSTRSTLVCTPEADAFNPCEDIAGFSFXHLAIWFINILAVTGNLTVLLVFFTSRNKLTVPRFLMCHMTADLRTHGRYSQHAIEWQMGPGCSAAGFLSVFGGVLSVCTLSTITLERWHIITNALHVERHLVLTQAAGIMAAGWLICLGMGMLPLVGVSSYAKVSMDIETPLXTPLAQAFIIIILLFNVDALIVVFVCYVLIYPAVKNPEVPERSADTRTAKRMAVLIFTDFLCMAPISFFAISAAFKVPLITVTNSKILPVLFFPINSCANPFLYAIFTKAXMSSMDCCKSEASVYRTEACCSENAIKSNLGPFYKGSQSGVKLTDMAPKIPHQSEDRKVTRKRETRLLISDKRHRQDIHVGFKGNY, encoded by the exons ATGTCGCTGTCGACACATTCCTGCTCCTGCCAGGTGTACCAGAAATGTTGCATACCAGGGGTATGCACGTGTTTCGTGCGTCCGAGGATCTGCCGCTGTTTCCCCACCGCGATCAG GTTTCTCTATCCCCTGTCTTTGCAAACAATTTCAAGCCATTCATTTGAGGATTTGAAATTTCTACTTCTAACATAACA TGAGATTTCTCAGAGTGTAACCCTGAAAACCATTGAGACACTGACTTTTAACAACCTGCCCAACCTCTCTGAAAT TTCAATCGAAAACACAAGAAATCTGATGCACATCAACCGAGGGACCTTCAACAACCTCCCCAAACTTCGCTACTT GAGCATCTCAAACACTGGCATAACAGTTTTTCCTGACATTACTTTGATCAATTTGCTTGAATCCGAGTTCATCTT GCATATATGTGACAACATTTATTTCCTAGAAGTTCCTCCGAACTCTTTCAGTGGCATGACAAAAGAATACATCACAAT GAACCTGTTCAACAATGGCATCA GAAATGGCTTCAGCAGGATGGAGATAGATAAGCT GGTACTGAAGAATAATCGAAATCTTAGAGTGATCCACAGAGATGCTTTCAAAGGAGCCACTGGCCTCGGAGTCTT GGATGTTTCTGCAACAGCTCTGACAGAGCTGCCATCACAGGGCCTGCAGTCACTTTTGGTGTTGTTTGCTCAGTCGGCGTATGCCTTGAAGAGTCTGCCTCTCCCATAGGGCCTGAGGAGCCTACAAGAGGCTCATCTCACCTACAACAGCCACTGCTGTGCATTGCTGAGCAGGAACGCTCACAGGTGACTTATACT GACACACCTTAGAGTCTGGGAGTAAATGTCTTGCGATGAGAGTGATCCATCAGCAAG GATTCAGCCTGTGATTGGAGGGTCAGCAGCCACAACTCTGCCTGTAGACTGGCCATTTTTGTCTGAGGTTGACCTCTCCGTGGACGATGATGGCTTCAGTGATGTCAATTTCCATTATCCAGAGCTCGACTTCTGTTCCACCAGATCAACGTTAGTTTGCACACCTGAAGCAGATGCGTTCAATCCCTGTGAGGACATTGCAGGCTTCAGTTT CCATTTGGCCATTTGGTTCATCAATATACTGGCTGTCACAGGTAACCTGACAGTGCTCCTGGTCTTCTTTACCAGCCGCAACAAGTTGACGGTGCCTCGCTTCCTCATGTGCCACATGACTGCAGACTTGCGAACACATGGACGCTACAGTCAACATGCTATTGAATGGCAGATGGGGCCTGGTTGTAGTGCAGCAggcttcctgtctgtgtttggtgGTGTGCTGTCAGTCTGCACACTTTCCACCATCACCCTGGAGCGCTGGCACATAATCACCAATGCTCTCCACGTAGAGCGCCACCTGGTTCTGACGCAGGCAGCTGGTATAATGGCAGCTGGTTGGCTCATCTGTCTGGGAATGGGGATGCTGCCTCTTGTTGGTGTGAGCAGTTACGCCAAAGTCAGCATGGACATAGAGACTCCTC GCACTCCTCTGGCACAGGCCTTTATCATTATCATCCTGCTCTTCAACGTGGACGCCCTCATTGTCGTCTTCGTTTGTTACGTGCTGATCTACCCGGCTGTAAAGAACCCAGAGGTCCCCGAGAGAAGTGCTGACACCAGGACTGCAAAGCGCATGGCTGTGCTCATCTTCACAGATTTTCTCTGCATGGCACCCATCTCCTTCTTTGCCAtctctgctgccttcaaggTTCCCCTCATCACAGTGACAAACTCCAAGATCCTGCCGGTCCTCTTCTTCCCCATCAATTCCTGTGCCAATCCCTTCCTTTACGCAATCTTCACCAAGG TCATGAGCTCCATGGACTGCTGTAAGAGCGAGGCCAGCGTTTACCGCACGGAGGCCTGCTGTTCAGAAAATGCCATCAAAAGTAACTTG GGTCCGTTTTATAAAGGATCCCAATCAGGAGTGAAACTAACTGACATGGCACCAAAGATCCCCCACCAGAGTGAGGACAGGAAGGTcaccagaaagagagagacaagacTTTTAATTTCAGATAAAAGACATCGACAGGACATTCATGTTGGATTTAAAGGAAATTATTGA